One window of Botrimarina mediterranea genomic DNA carries:
- a CDS encoding NADH-quinone oxidoreductase subunit 5 family protein, translating to MPLEQLLPTLLLVAWLAPLASFVVSALAGSVLARGKGSVEANAARTIGHVATGAIGVSLIASVLALGGWVSAHPVGEGHGEAAAPLVGEWFGVLDVGSLHVGAGYYIDALTVVMAVVVTLIATCVHVYSLGYLADETASEGADAVTDHEAITADGQPLRRAGRLHRFYQHLSLFCFAMLGVVLAGNAVMTFAFWELVGASSYLLIGFYYERPKAGAAATKAMLFNRVGDVGMLVALAAIWGLAGTFDYDKLFAAAPTWFTSHYGLATLIGAGLFCGCIGKSAQVPLQAWLPDAMAGPTPVSALVHSATMVAAGVFLVGRIYPLLTVEVLVGIATVGAITLLVGATLATVSHDLKRVLAYSTVSQLGYMMLALGLGGWTAGLFHLVTHAGFKALLFLGAGSVIHAVGTNDLRAMGGLRRTMPFTAGLMLVGLLALVGAGLPVLGLGLSGFFSKDAIFEQAIAFSRANPSYGWLFWAPLIGAVLTALYITRMWLLAFVGRPRTEAAEHAHESPESMLVPMLVVATMAIGAGWAVPGSGVSVPALLETSAPATTHQSRSGSIWRALSLPGTCEAHEPNVRSAAALAALGATLAGATIALVMHRGGRKCETPAGEPLRQLDEHWLPGLSRGADSLTRGLGAFVAGPVDRGLVDGGFRGAAGLLTLVGVALRRAQTGSLRQYVFFLALGVVLVGVASLGAAYRWIAG from the coding sequence ATGCCTCTCGAACAACTCCTGCCGACGCTCTTGCTCGTCGCCTGGCTTGCGCCACTGGCGTCGTTCGTTGTGTCAGCGCTGGCCGGTTCGGTGCTGGCGCGCGGCAAGGGTTCTGTCGAAGCCAACGCCGCGCGGACGATCGGGCATGTCGCCACCGGAGCGATCGGCGTCAGCTTGATCGCGTCGGTTCTGGCGCTGGGCGGTTGGGTCTCGGCCCACCCCGTCGGAGAGGGGCACGGCGAAGCCGCGGCGCCGCTCGTGGGCGAGTGGTTCGGCGTGCTGGACGTGGGCTCATTGCACGTTGGGGCCGGCTACTACATCGACGCGCTGACCGTCGTCATGGCGGTCGTTGTGACGCTGATCGCGACTTGTGTCCACGTGTACTCGCTTGGCTATCTGGCCGACGAAACCGCCAGCGAAGGCGCCGACGCCGTCACGGATCACGAAGCGATCACCGCCGACGGCCAGCCGCTGCGTCGCGCGGGACGGCTGCACCGCTTCTACCAGCACCTGTCGCTGTTCTGTTTCGCGATGCTCGGCGTTGTGCTCGCCGGCAACGCGGTGATGACGTTCGCGTTCTGGGAACTCGTCGGCGCGAGCAGCTATCTGCTCATTGGCTTCTACTACGAACGCCCCAAGGCGGGCGCCGCCGCCACCAAGGCGATGCTGTTCAACCGCGTCGGCGATGTCGGCATGCTCGTGGCGCTCGCGGCGATCTGGGGTCTCGCGGGAACCTTCGACTACGACAAGCTCTTCGCCGCGGCGCCCACGTGGTTCACCAGCCACTACGGCCTGGCGACGCTCATCGGCGCCGGGCTCTTCTGCGGCTGCATCGGCAAGAGCGCCCAGGTCCCGCTCCAGGCGTGGCTCCCCGACGCGATGGCTGGCCCGACGCCGGTCTCCGCGCTGGTCCACTCGGCGACGATGGTCGCCGCCGGCGTCTTCCTCGTGGGCCGCATCTACCCGCTGCTTACCGTTGAGGTGCTCGTCGGCATCGCAACGGTCGGCGCCATCACGCTCTTGGTCGGCGCGACGCTGGCGACCGTCTCGCACGACCTCAAACGCGTGCTCGCTTACTCCACCGTTAGCCAGCTCGGCTACATGATGCTAGCGCTGGGCCTCGGTGGCTGGACCGCGGGGCTGTTCCATCTCGTGACGCATGCGGGCTTCAAGGCGCTGCTGTTCCTCGGCGCCGGCTCGGTGATCCATGCGGTCGGAACGAACGACCTCCGCGCGATGGGCGGGCTGCGGCGTACGATGCCGTTCACCGCGGGGCTGATGCTCGTTGGGTTGCTGGCGCTCGTTGGCGCTGGCTTACCGGTATTGGGACTGGGCCTGTCGGGCTTCTTCTCGAAGGACGCTATCTTCGAGCAGGCGATCGCCTTCTCACGGGCAAACCCTTCCTACGGCTGGCTCTTCTGGGCGCCGCTGATCGGCGCGGTGCTGACAGCGCTGTACATCACCCGGATGTGGCTGCTGGCGTTCGTCGGTCGGCCCCGAACCGAGGCGGCGGAGCACGCCCACGAGTCGCCCGAGTCGATGCTCGTACCGATGCTGGTCGTGGCGACGATGGCGATCGGGGCGGGCTGGGCGGTTCCGGGCAGCGGGGTCTCCGTGCCGGCGCTGCTGGAGACCTCGGCGCCCGCAACGACCCACCAGAGCCGCTCAGGCTCAATCTGGCGGGCTCTTTCGCTCCCAGGGACATGTGAGGCCCACGAGCCCAACGTCCGCTCAGCGGCCGCCCTAGCGGCCCTGGGGGCCACTCTAGCGGGCGCCACGATCGCTCTGGTGATGCACCGCGGCGGCCGCAAGTGCGAGACCCCCGCCGGCGAACCCCTCCGCCAGCTCGACGAGCACTGGCTGCCGGGCCTCAGCCGCGGCGCCGATTCGCTGACGCGGGGCCTGGGGGCCTTTGTCGCCGGCCCCGTGGACCGGGGCCTGGTGGATGGCGGCTTCCGCGGCGCGGCGGGCCTGCTGACGCTTGTCGGCGTCGCCCTCCGCCGGGCCCAGACCGGCAGCCTCCGGCAGTACGTCTTCTTCCTCGCTTTGGGGGTCGTCCTCGTGGGCGTCGCCTCGCTCGGCGCCGCCTACCGATGGAT